The proteins below are encoded in one region of Enhydrobacter sp.:
- a CDS encoding ABC transporter substrate-binding protein, whose amino-acid sequence MKSTLLGAATVATILGLGLPAVQAQQSVKIGFISTFSGPQAAIGEDMRRSVDLAVEHLGGKMAGEPIEIVYEDDQFKPDVGKQKSEKLVQQDKVDFVSGYIWSNVLLASLKTVVDEGDTILIGANAGPSQIAGPLCNKNFFSTSWQNDQTPMAMGEYLNKKGVKNLYLMGPNYAAGKDMLAGLKLTYKGKIVGEDYTKWPGQLDFSAELAKIAQVKPEGIFIFYPGAHGVQFLKQYVQAGLNKSIPLYQVFSIDAITLPQQGELALGTLGAQEWVNDLPNEQNKRYVADFKKKYGVYPSYYGAQSYDAIMLIDSAVEALKGNLKDKDKVRAEIMKANFKSLRGGFKFNTNHFPIQNFYIQETVKDADGKMTVKTIATAITDGKDPYYEKCSMK is encoded by the coding sequence ATGAAGAGCACGTTGTTGGGTGCTGCAACGGTCGCGACGATCCTGGGGCTCGGCCTGCCGGCGGTGCAGGCGCAGCAGAGCGTCAAGATCGGATTCATCAGCACTTTTTCCGGCCCGCAGGCGGCGATCGGCGAGGACATGCGCCGGTCGGTCGACCTCGCCGTCGAGCATCTCGGCGGCAAGATGGCCGGCGAGCCGATCGAGATCGTTTATGAGGACGACCAGTTCAAGCCCGATGTTGGCAAGCAGAAATCGGAGAAGCTTGTCCAGCAGGACAAGGTCGATTTCGTGTCGGGCTATATCTGGTCCAACGTGCTGCTCGCCTCGCTCAAGACGGTAGTCGACGAGGGCGACACGATCCTGATCGGCGCCAATGCCGGCCCGTCGCAGATCGCGGGCCCGCTCTGCAACAAGAACTTCTTCTCCACCTCGTGGCAGAACGACCAGACGCCGATGGCGATGGGCGAGTACCTGAACAAGAAGGGGGTGAAGAACCTCTACCTGATGGGCCCCAACTATGCCGCCGGCAAGGACATGCTGGCCGGCCTGAAGCTCACCTACAAGGGCAAGATCGTCGGCGAGGACTATACGAAGTGGCCCGGCCAGCTCGACTTCTCGGCCGAGCTCGCCAAGATCGCGCAGGTGAAGCCGGAGGGCATCTTCATCTTCTATCCCGGCGCGCACGGCGTGCAGTTCCTGAAGCAGTATGTGCAGGCGGGCCTCAACAAGTCGATTCCGCTCTACCAGGTGTTCTCGATCGATGCGATCACCCTGCCGCAGCAGGGCGAGCTGGCGCTCGGCACGCTGGGAGCGCAGGAGTGGGTCAACGATCTGCCGAACGAGCAGAACAAGCGTTATGTCGCCGACTTCAAGAAGAAGTACGGCGTCTACCCTTCCTACTACGGCGCGCAGAGCTACGACGCGATCATGCTGATCGACTCCGCGGTCGAGGCCCTGAAGGGGAACCTGAAGGACAAGGACAAGGTCCGTGCCGAGATCATGAAGGCCAACTTCAAGTCGCTGCGCGGCGGTTTCAAGTTCAACACCAACCACTTCCCGATCCAGAACTTCTACATCCAGGAGACGGTGAAGGACGCCGACGGCAAGATGACCGTGAAGACCATCGCCACCGCGATCACCGACGGCAAGGATCCGTACTACGAGAAGTGCTCGATGAAGTGA
- a CDS encoding branched-chain amino acid ABC transporter permease: MLNGVQLGLLMFLLAAGLTLTFGIMDLVNLAHGSLYMMGAYFAWTLIGLTDSFMLGTLLALPACFLLGVIVEIVVARRLYARDHLDQVLATFGLILFFNELVRAIWGPEGRSIAVPAFLNRTVNVLPGVPYPAYRFALIVAGVAVAILLAWLVARTRLGMLIRAGASNRRMIAALGVNIELLFSLVFGLGAVFAGLAGLMAAPIASVKIGMGDDILIVAFVIIVIGGIGSIKGAFVAAMVVGQIDIVGRAFLPDLLKTFMGAASASAAAPAISQVLIYVVMAAVLVWRPTGLFGQRG; encoded by the coding sequence ATGCTGAACGGCGTGCAGCTCGGGCTGCTGATGTTCCTGCTGGCCGCCGGTCTCACGCTCACCTTCGGCATCATGGACCTCGTGAACCTGGCGCACGGCTCGCTCTACATGATGGGCGCCTATTTCGCCTGGACGCTGATCGGTCTCACCGACTCGTTCATGCTGGGCACCCTTCTCGCCCTGCCCGCCTGCTTCCTGCTGGGCGTGATCGTTGAAATCGTGGTGGCGCGGCGACTTTATGCCCGCGATCATCTCGACCAGGTGCTGGCGACCTTCGGCCTGATCCTGTTCTTCAACGAGCTGGTGCGCGCGATCTGGGGTCCCGAGGGCCGCAGCATCGCGGTGCCGGCGTTCCTCAACCGCACCGTCAACGTCCTGCCCGGCGTGCCCTATCCCGCCTATCGCTTCGCCCTCATCGTGGCCGGCGTGGCGGTGGCGATCCTGCTCGCCTGGCTGGTGGCGCGCACCCGGCTCGGCATGCTGATCCGCGCCGGCGCCTCGAACCGCCGGATGATCGCCGCCCTCGGCGTCAATATCGAGCTGCTGTTCAGCCTGGTGTTCGGTCTCGGCGCCGTCTTCGCCGGGCTCGCCGGCCTGATGGCCGCGCCCATCGCGTCGGTCAAGATCGGCATGGGCGACGACATCCTGATCGTCGCCTTCGTGATCATCGTGATCGGCGGCATCGGCTCGATCAAGGGCGCCTTCGTCGCCGCCATGGTGGTGGGTCAGATCGACATCGTCGGCCGCGCCTTCCTGCCCGATCTCCTGAAGACGTTCATGGGAGCCGCCAGTGCCTCCGCCGCCGCACCCGCCATCTCGCAGGTCCTGATCTACGTCGTCATGGCCGCGGTCCTGGTCTGGCGTCCCACCGGCCTGTTCGGGCAGCGGGGCTAG
- a CDS encoding branched-chain amino acid ABC transporter permease yields the protein MTAGPLSALRTPRGLVTAVALLVLAVLPLLTHAFDQRYLLSVGNRIVIWAIAAASLNMILGYAGLVSFGHAAFLGIGGYAVGILSAEGFESGWLQWPVAVLVAVAWAALIGALSLRTRGVYFIMITLAFAQLVYYLSSGLAAYGGDDGLNISRSRFPGLIDLRDKAAFYWLCFALLCATLWFCSRLAHSRFGYVLRGARSNELRMAALGFPVFRYRLVAFAIAGAFGALAGILLANDGAYISPAIMSWVKSGDLIVIVVLGGIGALFGPLYGAIAFFAVEEFLPPLLDLLHRGWGEYWQIVFGPLLVVIALYARGGIDSLLGLRHG from the coding sequence ATGACCGCCGGTCCGCTCTCGGCCTTGCGCACGCCGCGTGGCCTCGTCACGGCGGTCGCCCTGCTGGTGCTCGCCGTCCTGCCGCTCCTCACGCACGCTTTCGACCAGCGCTACCTGCTGTCGGTCGGCAACCGCATCGTCATCTGGGCGATCGCCGCGGCGAGCCTCAACATGATCCTGGGATACGCCGGCCTGGTGAGCTTCGGCCACGCGGCATTTCTCGGCATCGGCGGCTATGCGGTCGGCATCCTCTCGGCCGAGGGCTTCGAGAGCGGCTGGCTGCAGTGGCCCGTTGCCGTCCTGGTAGCGGTCGCCTGGGCGGCGCTGATCGGCGCGCTGTCGCTCAGGACCCGCGGCGTCTACTTCATCATGATCACGCTCGCCTTCGCACAGCTCGTCTACTATCTTAGCTCCGGCCTCGCGGCCTATGGCGGCGACGACGGCCTCAACATCAGCCGCAGCCGTTTCCCCGGACTGATCGACCTGCGCGACAAGGCCGCCTTCTACTGGCTCTGCTTCGCGCTTCTCTGCGCCACGCTCTGGTTTTGCAGCCGGCTCGCTCATTCCCGCTTCGGCTATGTGTTGCGCGGCGCCAGGTCCAACGAGCTGCGCATGGCGGCGCTCGGCTTTCCCGTCTTCCGCTATCGCCTCGTCGCCTTCGCCATTGCCGGCGCCTTCGGCGCGCTGGCGGGCATCCTGCTCGCCAACGACGGCGCCTATATCTCGCCCGCCATAATGTCGTGGGTGAAGTCGGGCGACCTCATCGTGATCGTCGTGCTGGGCGGCATCGGCGCACTGTTCGGTCCGCTGTACGGCGCCATCGCCTTCTTTGCCGTCGAGGAATTCCTGCCGCCGCTGCTCGACCTCCTGCATCGCGGCTGGGGCGAATATTGGCAGATCGTGTTCGGGCCCCTGCTGGTGGTGATCGCCCTCTATGCCCGCGGCGGGATCGATTCGCTTCTGGGGCTTCGCCATGGCTGA
- a CDS encoding ABC transporter ATP-binding protein, translating into MAEPLLRAEALVKRFGGLVATDNVMIDVMPGEIHALIGPNGAGKTTLVGQLTGNLRPDSGTIRFAGRDVTRLPVHARVRLGMARSFQITSVLREFTVLDNVALAVQAHDGHSFRFLADVRRDRRLRDLARRKLEAVGLERRVDALASTLSHGEQRQLEIAMALAGEPRLLLLDEPMAGMGVEESQRLVALLHRLKQRCAMLLIEHDMDAVFALADRITVLVYGRAIASGTPSEIRNSAEVRQAYLGEEAA; encoded by the coding sequence ATGGCTGAACCGCTGCTTCGGGCCGAGGCGCTGGTCAAGCGCTTCGGCGGCCTGGTCGCCACCGACAACGTCATGATCGATGTGATGCCGGGCGAGATCCACGCCCTGATCGGGCCCAATGGCGCCGGCAAGACGACGCTGGTCGGCCAGCTCACCGGCAACCTGCGGCCCGATTCGGGCACCATCCGCTTCGCTGGCCGCGACGTCACTCGACTTCCCGTCCATGCCCGCGTGCGACTGGGCATGGCACGTTCCTTCCAGATCACCTCGGTGCTGCGCGAGTTCACGGTGCTCGACAATGTCGCCCTCGCCGTCCAGGCGCACGATGGCCATTCCTTCCGTTTCCTGGCCGACGTGCGGCGCGACCGCCGCCTGCGCGATCTCGCCCGGCGCAAGCTCGAGGCGGTCGGCCTCGAGCGGCGCGTCGATGCGCTGGCGTCAACGCTGAGCCACGGTGAGCAGCGTCAGCTCGAGATCGCGATGGCGCTCGCGGGCGAGCCCAGGCTTCTGCTGCTCGACGAGCCTATGGCCGGCATGGGGGTCGAGGAATCGCAGCGCCTGGTCGCGCTGCTGCACCGGCTGAAGCAGCGCTGCGCCATGCTGCTGATCGAGCACGACATGGACGCCGTTTTCGCGCTCGCCGACCGCATCACCGTGCTGGTCTATGGACGCGCCATCGCCTCCGGCACCCCTTCCGAGATCCGCAACAGCGCCGAGGTGCGCCAGGCGTATCTCGGCGAGGAAGCGGCCTGA
- a CDS encoding ABC transporter ATP-binding protein produces the protein MLRVRELTGFYGSSQALFGMELSVDAGEVVTLMGRNGMGKTTTVHAIMGLLPQRQGSIEFEGHRLDRLPSFRIARLGLGLVPEGRQIFPNLSVRENLVAASANRGGRREPWTLERVFGLFPRLAERQGNRGNQLSGGEQQMLAIGRALMTNPKLLILDEATEGLAPLIREEIWACLRRLKTEGQAILVIDKNVGALIGLADRHHIVEKGRVVWAGSSQALGRDRALQHRYLGV, from the coding sequence ATGCTCCGGGTCCGCGAGCTCACGGGCTTCTACGGCTCGAGCCAGGCCCTGTTCGGCATGGAGTTGTCGGTCGATGCCGGCGAGGTCGTGACCCTGATGGGCCGCAACGGCATGGGCAAGACCACCACCGTGCATGCGATCATGGGCCTGCTGCCCCAGCGCCAGGGCTCGATCGAGTTCGAGGGTCATCGCCTCGACCGGCTGCCGTCCTTCCGCATCGCCCGCCTCGGGCTCGGCCTCGTGCCGGAAGGACGGCAGATCTTCCCCAACCTTTCGGTGCGCGAGAATCTGGTGGCGGCTTCCGCCAATCGCGGCGGCCGGCGCGAGCCCTGGACGCTCGAGCGCGTGTTCGGACTCTTCCCGCGGCTCGCCGAACGACAGGGCAACCGCGGCAATCAGCTTTCCGGCGGCGAGCAGCAGATGCTCGCGATCGGCCGCGCCCTGATGACCAATCCGAAGCTCCTGATCCTCGACGAGGCGACGGAGGGTCTCGCGCCGCTCATCCGCGAGGAGATCTGGGCGTGCCTGCGCCGCCTCAAGACCGAGGGTCAGGCGATCCTGGTGATCGACAAGAATGTCGGCGCCCTGATCGGCCTCGCCGACCGCCATCACATCGTCGAAAAGGGGCGCGTGGTCTGGGCCGGCAGCTCCCAGGCGCTGGGCCGCGACAGGGCCCTGCAGCACAGATATCTCGGCGTCTGA
- a CDS encoding polyamine ABC transporter substrate-binding protein, which produces MRLGLLACLLIFAAGPSFAQKQVDVYNWSDYIAEDQLKTFTQETGIKVNYTTYDSNEILDAKLRTGHSGYDIVVPTASPFFVRQLAAKLYLPLDKSRLENWSNLDPRIMEQLAKYDPGNAHAIPWMWGTVGIGYNVAAIKKRMADAPLDSLAMIFDPAVVSHFADCGVMVLDSATDVLPAALKYLGLDPDSKRTADLQKAADALNAVRPYIRKFHSSEYINALAGGDICLAFGYSGDILQARDRAAKAVEKREIAYAIPREGAMLWIDVAAIPKDAPHPDEAYRFLDFMLDPKVAAASSALTGYANGNAAATALLDKSISGNPAVYPPPEVRAKLYTITAAKPAEVRARTRLWTAVKTGR; this is translated from the coding sequence ATGCGTCTTGGCCTTCTCGCCTGCCTGCTGATCTTCGCCGCTGGGCCGTCCTTCGCCCAGAAGCAGGTCGACGTCTACAACTGGTCGGACTATATCGCCGAGGACCAGCTCAAGACCTTCACCCAGGAAACGGGCATCAAGGTCAACTACACGACCTACGATTCCAACGAGATCCTCGACGCCAAGCTCCGGACCGGCCATTCGGGCTACGACATCGTCGTGCCGACGGCGTCGCCCTTCTTCGTGCGCCAGCTCGCGGCCAAGCTCTACCTGCCGCTCGACAAGTCGAGGCTCGAGAACTGGAGCAATCTCGATCCCAGGATCATGGAGCAGCTCGCCAAGTACGACCCTGGCAACGCGCATGCCATCCCCTGGATGTGGGGCACGGTCGGTATCGGCTACAACGTGGCGGCGATCAAGAAGCGAATGGCCGACGCTCCGCTCGACTCGCTCGCCATGATCTTCGATCCGGCGGTCGTGTCGCATTTCGCGGACTGCGGCGTCATGGTGCTCGACAGCGCCACCGACGTGCTGCCGGCAGCGTTGAAGTATCTGGGGCTGGATCCCGACTCCAAGCGCACGGCCGATCTGCAGAAAGCGGCCGACGCGCTCAACGCCGTGCGCCCCTACATCCGCAAGTTCCATTCCTCCGAATACATCAACGCCCTCGCCGGCGGCGATATCTGCCTCGCCTTCGGCTATTCCGGCGACATCCTGCAGGCGCGCGACCGCGCGGCGAAGGCCGTCGAGAAGCGCGAAATCGCCTATGCCATTCCGCGCGAGGGCGCGATGCTCTGGATCGACGTTGCGGCGATCCCCAAGGACGCACCGCACCCCGACGAAGCCTACCGGTTCCTCGACTTCATGCTCGATCCGAAGGTCGCGGCGGCCTCGAGCGCGCTCACCGGCTACGCCAACGGCAATGCTGCGGCCACTGCCCTGCTCGACAAGTCGATCTCGGGCAATCCCGCCGTCTATCCGCCACCTGAGGTGCGCGCCAAGCTCTACACCATCACCGCCGCCAAGCCGGCCGAGGTGCGCGCGCGCACCCGGCTCTGGACCGCCGTGAAGACCGGACGATGA
- a CDS encoding ABC transporter ATP-binding protein, whose protein sequence is MALVSIPIVTIERLAKRFGEVQAVAGVDLEIGRGELFALLGGSGCGKTTLLRLLAGLEMPDAGRILIDGQDMTGVPPHLRPVNMMFQSYALFPHMDVAANVAYGLRREAVPRPEIEVRVAEALALVKLEGFGGRKPAQLSGGQRQRVALARALVKRPKLLLLDEPLAALDRKLREGTRFELVRLQEQLGLTFVVVTHDQEEAMSMASRLAVMSAGRIVQIGTPRELYEHPVSRFVADFIGIANILDLGDGRWLALRPEKIMLSADRPAAAQIISGEVVDIAYEGDRSLYRVAIKDGPVMLVSRANTVRTHEDAFRRGHHVWLGWNNDAGQVLHE, encoded by the coding sequence TTGGCGCTGGTAAGCATTCCGATTGTCACGATCGAGCGTCTGGCAAAGCGCTTCGGCGAGGTCCAGGCCGTGGCCGGCGTGGATCTCGAGATCGGCCGCGGCGAGCTGTTCGCCCTGCTTGGCGGCTCGGGCTGCGGGAAGACCACCCTTCTGCGCCTGCTGGCGGGCCTCGAGATGCCCGACGCCGGCCGCATCCTGATCGACGGCCAGGACATGACCGGCGTGCCGCCGCATCTCAGGCCGGTCAACATGATGTTCCAGTCCTACGCCCTCTTTCCGCACATGGATGTGGCGGCGAATGTCGCCTATGGCCTGCGGCGCGAGGCCGTGCCCAGGCCCGAGATCGAGGTCCGCGTGGCCGAGGCTCTGGCGTTGGTGAAGCTCGAAGGGTTCGGCGGCCGCAAGCCAGCACAGCTTTCCGGCGGCCAGCGCCAGCGGGTGGCGCTCGCGCGCGCGCTGGTGAAACGTCCGAAGCTCCTGCTGCTCGACGAGCCGCTCGCCGCCCTGGACCGCAAGCTGCGCGAGGGCACGCGGTTCGAGCTGGTGCGCCTGCAGGAACAGCTCGGCCTCACCTTCGTCGTCGTCACGCACGACCAGGAAGAGGCGATGTCGATGGCGAGCCGGCTCGCCGTGATGAGCGCCGGCCGCATCGTCCAGATCGGCACGCCGCGCGAGCTCTACGAGCATCCGGTGTCGCGCTTCGTCGCCGATTTCATCGGCATCGCCAACATCCTCGACCTCGGCGACGGGCGGTGGCTCGCGTTGCGGCCGGAGAAAATCATGCTTTCCGCCGACCGGCCGGCTGCAGCGCAGATCATTTCCGGCGAGGTCGTCGACATCGCCTATGAAGGCGACCGGTCGCTCTACCGCGTCGCCATCAAGGATGGCCCCGTCATGCTGGTCTCGCGCGCCAATACCGTCCGCACCCACGAGGATGCCTTTCGCCGCGGGCATCACGTGTGGCTCGGCTGGAACAACGATGCCGGACAGGTGCTGCATGAGTAA
- a CDS encoding ABC transporter permease subunit: protein MRAVIALPFAWLALFFLLPFVLVLAIALGTIAPDSVPPVELGWSLDNFKLLFTDDLYIAAWLSSLRIAATSTLGALLLGYPMAYAIVRARPARRPFLLMLVVLPFWTSFLIRVYAWMGLLAENGILNQVLRGLGLVAHPGTILGTEWAVHLGIVYAYLPFMVLPLYATLEKLDWSLLEAAADLGARPVAAFLTVTLPLSLPGIVAGCLMVFIPAVGEFVIPDLLGGTRTLMIGKVLWDEFFTNADWPLASAVAVCLLALLVGPIALFQRQQAKSLEHR from the coding sequence ATGCGCGCCGTCATCGCCTTGCCGTTCGCCTGGCTGGCCTTGTTCTTCCTGCTGCCGTTTGTCCTGGTGCTGGCGATCGCGCTCGGCACCATCGCGCCCGACTCGGTGCCGCCGGTCGAGCTCGGCTGGAGCCTCGACAACTTCAAGCTGCTCTTCACCGACGATCTCTACATCGCGGCGTGGCTGAGCTCGCTGCGCATCGCCGCCACCTCGACGCTGGGCGCGCTGCTGCTCGGCTACCCCATGGCCTATGCCATCGTGCGCGCCCGGCCGGCGCGGCGGCCGTTCCTCCTGATGCTGGTCGTGCTGCCCTTCTGGACTTCGTTCCTGATCCGCGTCTATGCCTGGATGGGGCTGCTGGCCGAGAACGGCATCCTGAACCAGGTGCTGCGCGGATTGGGCCTGGTCGCCCATCCCGGCACGATCCTCGGCACCGAATGGGCGGTGCATCTCGGCATCGTCTACGCCTACCTGCCGTTCATGGTGCTGCCGCTCTACGCCACGCTGGAAAAGCTCGACTGGAGCCTGCTCGAAGCGGCGGCCGATCTGGGCGCCAGGCCGGTCGCGGCCTTTCTCACCGTCACCCTGCCCTTGTCGCTGCCCGGCATCGTCGCAGGCTGCCTGATGGTGTTCATTCCGGCGGTCGGCGAGTTCGTGATTCCCGATCTGCTGGGCGGGACGAGGACGCTGATGATCGGCAAGGTGCTGTGGGACGAGTTCTTCACCAATGCCGACTGGCCGCTCGCTTCGGCCGTGGCCGTCTGCCTGCTCGCGCTGCTCGTGGGCCCGATCGCGCTGTTCCAGCGGCAGCAGGCGAAAAGCCTGGAGCACCGCTGA
- a CDS encoding ABC transporter permease subunit has product MHGRARFALTALCFGYAFLYVPIALVIAYSFNASRLVTVWAGFSLHWWRELLHNQAMLSAAWLSLRIALVSATLSALLGLAAGYVLARVARFPGRMLFGSLVIAPMVMPEVVMGISMLLLFVGSQQFLGGPDRGFLTIVIAHTTFSLSFVAIVVQARLADFDRSLEEAAMDLGATPWTTFRTVTLPLIAPAVGSGWLLAFTLSLDDLIMTQFVAGASTQTLPMRVYSSVRLGVDPQINVLATIIVSLAAIALIVSARLTRR; this is encoded by the coding sequence ATGCATGGCCGCGCCCGCTTCGCCCTGACGGCGCTCTGCTTCGGCTACGCCTTCCTCTACGTGCCGATCGCTCTGGTGATCGCCTATTCCTTCAATGCCTCGCGGCTGGTGACGGTGTGGGCAGGCTTCTCGCTGCACTGGTGGCGGGAGCTGCTGCACAACCAGGCCATGCTGTCGGCCGCCTGGCTGTCGCTGCGCATCGCCCTGGTGAGCGCCACCCTCTCGGCGCTGCTGGGGCTCGCTGCCGGCTACGTGCTGGCGCGCGTCGCGCGCTTTCCCGGCCGCATGCTGTTCGGCAGCCTCGTCATCGCGCCGATGGTCATGCCCGAGGTGGTGATGGGCATCTCCATGCTGCTGCTGTTCGTGGGCTCGCAGCAATTCCTCGGCGGACCCGATCGCGGCTTCCTCACCATCGTCATCGCGCACACGACCTTCTCGCTTTCCTTCGTCGCCATCGTGGTGCAGGCCCGCCTGGCCGACTTCGACCGGTCGCTCGAGGAGGCGGCGATGGATCTCGGCGCCACGCCCTGGACCACGTTCCGCACCGTCACCCTGCCCCTGATCGCGCCGGCGGTGGGCTCGGGCTGGCTGCTCGCCTTCACGCTCTCGCTCGACGATCTGATCATGACGCAGTTCGTCGCCGGCGCATCGACCCAGACCCTGCCGATGCGCGTCTATTCGAGTGTGCGTCTGGGCGTCGACCCGCAGATCAACGTGCTGGCCACGATCATCGTCAGCCTGGCGGCGATCGCCCTGATCGTCTCCGCCCGGCTGACACGGCGATGA
- a CDS encoding helix-turn-helix domain-containing protein, giving the protein MLLLDLLGRRWVLRLIWELREEPRRFRELQAATGASPTIINERLAELRAANLVTVDATSGYRLTPLGEELLGRFLPLHVWSEKWAKRLSA; this is encoded by the coding sequence ATGCTGCTGCTCGATCTGCTGGGCCGCCGCTGGGTGCTGCGGCTGATCTGGGAGCTGCGCGAGGAGCCCAGGCGCTTCCGCGAACTACAGGCGGCGACTGGCGCCAGCCCCACCATCATCAATGAAAGATTGGCGGAACTGCGCGCAGCCAACCTGGTCACGGTCGACGCAACGAGCGGCTATCGGCTCACGCCGCTGGGCGAGGAGCTGCTCGGCCGATTCCTGCCGCTGCATGTCTGGTCGGAGAAATGGGCGAAACGCCTGTCGGCTTAA
- a CDS encoding carboxymuconolactone decarboxylase family protein, with protein sequence MPAGLEPLVLFRTMARNPRIFARMFAGGLLDKGALSLRQRELVIDRTTARLGCEYEWGVHVALFAKRAGLGTAEIVATVTGGSDAACWSMAEQALVALVDDLVDRHTIGDETWHSVAAHFDEAQILEAIALVGYYHTISFLCNGLRLPSEPYGARFPGSHPSTCVSPTGDRARGSRDRGRGPRRRIRHPSG encoded by the coding sequence ATGCCGGCCGGCCTCGAGCCTCTGGTGCTGTTCCGTACCATGGCGCGCAATCCGCGCATCTTCGCCAGGATGTTTGCCGGAGGCCTGCTCGACAAGGGTGCGCTCAGCCTGCGCCAGCGCGAGCTGGTGATCGACCGGACGACGGCGCGCCTCGGCTGCGAATACGAATGGGGCGTCCATGTCGCGCTCTTTGCCAAGCGGGCGGGGCTTGGCACGGCGGAGATTGTGGCCACGGTGACCGGCGGCTCAGATGCCGCGTGCTGGTCGATGGCCGAGCAGGCCTTGGTGGCGCTGGTGGATGATCTGGTCGATCGCCACACGATCGGCGACGAGACGTGGCACTCCGTGGCGGCTCATTTCGACGAGGCGCAGATCCTCGAGGCCATCGCGCTCGTGGGCTATTACCACACGATCAGCTTTCTCTGTAACGGCCTGCGGCTCCCTTCCGAGCCCTACGGTGCCCGCTTTCCCGGCAGTCATCCGTCTACCTGTGTCTCTCCAACAGGCGATCGAGCGCGAGGATCACGAGACCGAGGACGAGGCCCCAGAAGGCGGATCCGACACCCATCAGGGTGA
- a CDS encoding benzoate/H(+) symporter BenE family transporter: MSWTKSDLIAVATAALVATVAGVGGTLPVVLAAAQAVGATPAEASSWVSGLGLATASSALALSIRYRMPIITAWSTPGAALIASTAGVPGFRAAIGAFVASAVLILLTAAIRPLGRLIERIPASIAAAMLGGILLHLVVAMFEQVPHQPLLVLSMIALFLVSRVLLPTFASLIVLVAGAALAWALGLVRPIPALGLSTLIVQEPSWDVATMIGLGAPLYLVTMASQNLPGFAVLRASGYRPPPQPVLAVTSMVSLGTAFVGAHTSNLAAISAALCTGPDAHPDPARRWMAGPFYALWWGMIALFGASLVGLFAALPPALLATVAGTALLGSTASAMGAALSADQDRLAAAGTLAVTVSGVTLMGVGSAFWGLVLGLVILALDRLLERHR; the protein is encoded by the coding sequence ATGAGCTGGACGAAATCCGATCTGATCGCCGTCGCGACCGCCGCGCTGGTCGCGACGGTGGCCGGTGTGGGCGGCACGCTGCCGGTCGTGCTTGCGGCGGCGCAGGCCGTCGGCGCGACGCCGGCCGAAGCGAGCTCGTGGGTCTCGGGACTCGGCCTCGCCACGGCGTCGAGCGCGCTTGCGCTCAGCATTCGCTATCGCATGCCGATCATCACCGCATGGTCGACGCCGGGCGCCGCCCTGATCGCCTCGACGGCCGGCGTGCCGGGCTTTCGCGCGGCAATCGGCGCCTTCGTCGCGTCGGCGGTGCTGATCCTGCTGACGGCCGCAATTCGCCCGCTCGGCCGATTGATCGAGCGGATTCCGGCCAGCATCGCGGCAGCGATGCTGGGGGGCATCCTGCTGCACCTCGTCGTGGCGATGTTCGAGCAGGTGCCGCACCAGCCGCTCCTGGTCCTGTCGATGATCGCGCTCTTCCTGGTCTCCCGGGTCCTGCTGCCCACCTTCGCGTCGCTGATCGTGCTGGTCGCCGGCGCGGCGCTCGCCTGGGCGCTCGGCCTGGTGCGGCCCATTCCCGCGCTCGGCTTGTCGACGCTCATCGTCCAGGAACCGAGCTGGGACGTCGCGACGATGATCGGGCTCGGCGCGCCACTCTATCTGGTGACGATGGCGTCGCAGAACCTGCCGGGCTTCGCCGTGCTGCGTGCCTCCGGTTACCGGCCGCCGCCCCAGCCCGTGCTCGCAGTGACCAGTATGGTTTCGCTCGGTACCGCATTCGTGGGCGCGCATACCTCGAACCTCGCCGCCATCTCGGCCGCGTTGTGCACCGGTCCCGATGCCCATCCCGATCCGGCCAGGCGATGGATGGCCGGCCCCTTCTATGCGCTGTGGTGGGGAATGATCGCCTTGTTCGGCGCCTCGCTGGTCGGGCTGTTCGCGGCCTTGCCGCCGGCACTGCTGGCGACGGTGGCCGGCACGGCACTGCTGGGCTCGACGGCAAGCGCCATGGGCGCAGCACTCTCGGCCGACCAGGATCGTCTCGCCGCCGCCGGCACGCTCGCCGTCACCGTTTCCGGCGTCACCCTGATGGGTGTCGGATCCGCCTTCTGGGGCCTCGTCCTCGGTCTCGTGATCCTCGCGCTCGATCGCCTGTTGGAGAGACACAGGTAG